A window of bacterium contains these coding sequences:
- a CDS encoding helicase-related protein, which yields MPKIPQIIDNSRHKLADVICEIMPNFKQVSIATGYWDLPGTALLIDKIKNLDKIRLLIGREPLIPRHAISAPEPDFPDKDIFHDLENIIQDKKLKEVVIQIKALISAGKLEVKVYRKTFLHAKCYVFGDYKSNEAVGIIGSSNFTKNGLTVNTELNDIEEDSRIVTFQPQSEQQEVGHLFWFDQLWNDPTTENWNGKFIEILEMSPVGDVLFSPYETYIKTLYELYKDELEDVALKESTDKSYELMEFQKRNVQQLLRKLEKYHVAMLSDSVGLGKTYTAIEVMKHYLDSEEGKKRVIVVCPKSLEEQWKAELINSGVMHLKPVILQNINAMKEEQKLDDLASVSLFVVDESHNLRKTGGTRYNALLNWIRNNKKADVLLLTATPINNEIQDLSRQLILGTRGRGDVVDKVMTVDRKTGQSEMKDFFQAVADLQNKINRKLNKEEMPDYAEIKQIMAPIIRTLVVRRTRQGIEKEYGKLIINGKEYEFPKADPQNANYHLPPEMTKKIMENKSQQIDLLSVYSRKPEDIVEKCSMLMHPLDQLELAERVYSEADLTNESPVYFVYQMILMLGFIPYRWRIYQTRYYGKTKEQIKEMRLPAEQSKALQQQRGIYGIFRTIFLKRMESSVYAIEKSLKKYENNLVMFEKGLKQEKILAMKDLDVLCDAMRDEDEEDLSDVDAELLEKHVQDEVDENKYNVEAFKKDITMEKEIIKIISDCLLLFKQGDTKLAKLANVLVELNKTKPAGEKVLVFSYFSDTVEYLKANIQVASGGLVNETNAGFLTGKNRDEATDLAGRFAPIAKHYKQCDKNKGELRYLFSTDILSEGQNLQDCGTIINYDLHWNPVRMIQRNGRVNRLGSEYAKIIIFNMSPDKKLEAYLRLVKRLEGKIELINSTIGIDQSVLGETANPMEFIEIYSDDEQKRLRAYQLAEEAGDFLLAEDDFVHDLKQFANDTEKTEEYKQSIYNIPKGKWAVLPTKKDELLPEVLALSELYKDHEKLIPQFIKMNRNGEERSAMPVLEALRLIRTNETDNRRDVDKLTLDKIKLKEVADIPTNFSIGNEEASLPTGQKAMILRIMHDHNYTLEEIDLVGNAFNTHNHLLNSKMDNLVRDVAKAHRNQKPYNDNLKELIALAREAVAEEETIIIPNQAQSLLLYARENK from the coding sequence ATGCCTAAAATACCCCAAATTATCGACAATAGCAGACACAAACTCGCAGATGTAATTTGCGAGATAATGCCAAACTTCAAACAAGTATCAATAGCGACAGGCTATTGGGATTTGCCCGGCACCGCTCTGCTTATTGATAAAATAAAAAATTTGGATAAAATCCGATTATTGATAGGACGCGAACCCCTTATTCCTCGACACGCAATAAGTGCCCCAGAACCGGATTTTCCAGACAAGGATATTTTTCACGATTTAGAAAATATTATTCAAGACAAAAAACTCAAGGAAGTTGTAATTCAAATAAAAGCATTAATCAGCGCGGGAAAACTGGAAGTTAAAGTCTATCGAAAAACATTTTTACACGCCAAGTGTTATGTTTTTGGCGATTATAAATCAAATGAAGCGGTTGGCATAATCGGCTCGTCAAATTTTACCAAAAATGGTCTAACGGTGAATACGGAATTAAATGATATCGAAGAGGACTCGCGGATTGTAACCTTTCAACCGCAATCGGAGCAACAAGAAGTGGGGCACTTGTTTTGGTTTGATCAATTATGGAATGACCCGACAACGGAAAATTGGAACGGAAAATTTATTGAGATTCTGGAAATGTCTCCTGTTGGCGACGTATTATTCAGTCCATATGAAACATACATAAAAACCCTTTACGAACTCTACAAAGACGAACTAGAGGATGTTGCTCTCAAGGAAAGTACGGATAAAAGTTATGAGTTAATGGAATTCCAAAAAAGAAATGTTCAACAGTTACTTAGAAAGCTGGAAAAATATCACGTAGCGATGCTTTCCGATTCGGTGGGGTTGGGAAAAACATACACGGCAATCGAAGTTATGAAACATTATCTTGATAGTGAGGAGGGTAAGAAGCGGGTAATCGTGGTATGTCCGAAGTCATTGGAGGAACAATGGAAAGCAGAATTAATAAACTCCGGTGTGATGCATCTGAAACCCGTGATCCTTCAAAATATTAACGCAATGAAAGAAGAGCAAAAACTTGATGATTTGGCTTCTGTGTCGTTGTTTGTTGTTGATGAATCACATAACCTAAGAAAAACCGGCGGTACCAGATACAATGCGTTATTAAATTGGATTAGAAATAACAAAAAAGCTGATGTGCTTTTATTAACCGCCACACCAATCAATAACGAAATTCAAGACTTAAGTAGACAGCTGATACTTGGCACAAGAGGCAGAGGGGATGTTGTGGATAAGGTGATGACTGTTGATCGGAAAACCGGACAAAGCGAGATGAAAGATTTTTTTCAGGCCGTAGCTGATTTGCAAAATAAAATCAATCGCAAACTTAATAAAGAGGAAATGCCGGATTATGCAGAAATTAAGCAAATCATGGCTCCGATTATTCGCACCCTTGTTGTGCGTCGAACGCGTCAGGGTATTGAAAAAGAATACGGAAAACTAATTATAAACGGAAAAGAATACGAATTTCCCAAGGCAGATCCCCAAAACGCCAATTATCATTTGCCACCGGAAATGACCAAAAAAATTATGGAGAACAAGTCACAACAGATTGATTTGTTGTCTGTTTACAGCAGGAAACCCGAGGATATCGTGGAAAAATGCAGTATGCTTATGCATCCTTTGGATCAACTGGAACTGGCGGAGCGAGTTTATTCAGAAGCTGATCTGACTAATGAATCTCCCGTTTATTTTGTATATCAAATGATTCTGATGTTGGGCTTTATTCCGTATCGGTGGCGTATTTATCAAACAAGATATTATGGAAAAACCAAAGAACAAATAAAAGAAATGCGTTTGCCTGCCGAACAAAGCAAAGCGCTCCAACAACAACGTGGCATTTACGGCATTTTTCGCACTATCTTTTTAAAACGCATGGAATCTTCAGTGTACGCCATCGAAAAATCATTGAAAAAATACGAAAACAATCTCGTTATGTTTGAAAAGGGGCTTAAGCAAGAAAAAATATTAGCAATGAAAGATCTTGATGTTCTGTGTGACGCGATGCGTGATGAAGACGAGGAAGATTTGAGTGATGTGGATGCCGAACTTTTGGAAAAGCATGTTCAAGACGAGGTAGATGAAAACAAATACAACGTGGAGGCATTTAAGAAAGACATAACCATGGAAAAAGAAATTATAAAGATTATTTCAGATTGTCTTTTGTTGTTTAAACAAGGCGACACAAAATTGGCCAAGTTGGCAAATGTTTTAGTGGAGCTGAACAAAACAAAACCGGCGGGGGAAAAAGTACTGGTATTTTCTTACTTTTCTGATACTGTGGAATATTTAAAAGCAAACATACAAGTCGCGTCGGGTGGTTTGGTGAATGAAACAAACGCAGGCTTTCTTACTGGAAAAAATCGTGACGAGGCGACAGACCTTGCGGGACGTTTCGCGCCAATTGCCAAACATTACAAGCAATGCGATAAAAACAAGGGTGAATTGCGTTATTTGTTTTCAACAGATATTCTCTCTGAAGGGCAAAATCTGCAAGACTGCGGAACAATTATTAATTATGACCTGCACTGGAATCCCGTGCGTATGATACAACGCAACGGGCGCGTGAACCGGCTTGGATCGGAATACGCGAAAATAATTATTTTTAATATGAGCCCCGATAAAAAACTAGAGGCATATTTAAGACTGGTAAAAAGATTGGAGGGAAAAATTGAATTAATTAATAGCACAATCGGAATTGATCAGTCGGTGCTGGGGGAAACAGCTAACCCGATGGAGTTTATTGAGATTTACAGCGACGACGAACAAAAGAGGCTTAGGGCTTATCAGCTCGCTGAAGAAGCAGGTGACTTTTTACTTGCCGAAGACGACTTTGTGCACGATTTGAAACAGTTTGCGAATGACACGGAAAAAACAGAAGAATACAAGCAGTCAATTTATAACATCCCAAAAGGCAAGTGGGCTGTTTTACCAACGAAAAAGGATGAATTATTGCCGGAGGTTTTAGCATTAAGCGAACTTTACAAAGACCATGAAAAACTGATACCTCAATTCATTAAAATGAACCGAAACGGCGAGGAGCGTAGCGCTATGCCGGTCCTGGAAGCTTTACGATTAATTAGAACCAATGAAACCGACAATCGCAGGGATGTCGATAAGCTAACTCTTGATAAGATTAAACTGAAAGAGGTGGCCGACATACCGACAAATTTCTCGATCGGCAACGAAGAAGCGTCATTGCCGACGGGGCAAAAAGCGATGATATTGCGGATTATGCACGACCATAATTACACGCTGGAGGAAATAGATCTGGTGGGTAATGCTTTTAACACCCACAATCACTTGCTCAACAGTAAAATGGATAATCTTGTGAGAGATGTCGCGAAGGCGCACCGAAACCAAAAGCCGTATAATGATAACCTTAAAGAACTGATAGCCCTGGCTCGCGAGGCTGTAGCCGAAGAAGAGACGATTATTATTCCTAATCAAGCCCAATCATTATTGTTATATGCCCGTGAAAATAAATAA